One SAR324 cluster bacterium DNA window includes the following coding sequences:
- a CDS encoding MotA/TolQ/ExbB proton channel family protein, whose translation MCLRDLWNLSLIWGILGTFLGAILILREMESVLSQDTLFPAVAISLITLFYGIILYMLCLVSKSRIERRLVE comes from the coding sequence TTGTGTCTGCGAGATCTTTGGAACCTTTCCTTGATCTGGGGAATTCTGGGAACCTTTTTGGGAGCAATCCTGATACTCCGTGAGATGGAGAGTGTTCTCAGCCAGGACACCCTCTTCCCAGCTGTCGCAATTTCACTCATCACGCTTTTTTACGGAATCATCCTCTACATGCTTTGTCTGGTATCCAAGAGCCGAATTGAACGCAGGTTGGTGGAGTAA
- a CDS encoding DUF718 domain-containing protein translates to MSKYMNVVRFRVKPEFKDVIVSKFAEFERPSGYQMGRLIQTGELTYCSVGEWDNQESLINARPAMVGFLDSVRHMLEEISPELGVTDPISGPVVQEQ, encoded by the coding sequence TTGTCGAAATATATGAACGTCGTCCGGTTTCGTGTGAAACCAGAATTTAAAGACGTGATCGTCAGTAAATTTGCTGAATTCGAAAGACCGTCTGGATACCAGATGGGTAGGCTGATCCAAACAGGAGAGCTCACCTATTGTTCTGTCGGCGAGTGGGACAACCAGGAGTCCCTGATCAATGCACGTCCTGCGATGGTCGGCTTTCTGGATAGTGTCCGGCACATGCTGGAGGAGATCAGCCCTGAACTTGGAGTAACGGACCCCATCTCGGGTCCAGTAGTGCAGGAGCAATAA